GTCACAAACAATAGAACCAAGATCAACACTTGTGATTTGCCCAAAGAGATaatggaggaagaaagaaaaaagaaaagacttgAATAGATATATGTTCTCTGCTTACAGAAGGATCATTACATGTTACAGTAGTCATCTGTATTAATGATGAAAATAGGATATCAGACTCTACGTAACCTAATTTGAGCACCATGCTGGGGTTGAAGAGTTATAGCAGCGTATGGAGCATGGACATAGGACGGGGAAAGCTCAAATGAGTAGTGCTGAAGAATCATGCTTAATCCCATCTTAGCTTCCAGCAAAGCAAAACTCTGTCCGATACAAGTCCGAGGACCCCAACCAAATGGAAAAAATGCTAGCTGACCTTTTGATGCCTTTGAAATCCCTTCTGCAAATCTCTCTGGATTGAACTCACTGGCATCTTTGCCCCAGATTTCTGGGTCATGATGAATGAAGATTACAGGCAGTGTGAGTAGCACACCTGCAGGGTAAGTGATATCTCCAAGTTTCATTGTTTTGTATGTTATGCGGTTGAGTAGAATTACAGGCGGGTACAACCTGAGAACCTCATAAAGAATCATAGTCACCTGCCACATGAATTTGATCATTCAGGAAACACTGCACCTTGCTAGATTTCATATAAGAAGCCCTGCTGGATAGATCATAGCACCCAAGATAGGATGTTTTTACTAAGTAGTACAAAGCAGTTCATATATCACCATGTAAAAATGTGGGAGAAAGTGAAAACCAACATAAAGAATATTTGTGTTGACACAGTGATGAAACATGATTGTTTTACAAAATATTTTAAGTCATGCTTTTTTTGTTGGTGTTTATTATTTCTTCCTGGTGACAAAATAACCTTGTTTACTGTTAGCATATTATCTCAATCGTCTATGTACTTATACTGGAGAATTCTATTAAGAGACTATCCAGAATAGGTTTAGACAACATGCTAAGTTGTGATTGAAGCCTAAGACTAGTCTTATAGCATGTACGGCTGTGAACAATATAAAAAGTTCCACATGTTCTTTAGTACTTCAGTCAATTTAATGCATAGCTTCCATTTGAGTTTCCAAAATACATTTTATattgtctttttattattttttagaagAAACAATGCTGTGAGCTAAAATTGTTATTCTAGCATAGTATAGAGACAAGCAGCCTCGTTCTCTGACAAAAAGTTATCAAACAAAACACAATATGCTTTTAACAAatgattatattttatttagagTTACCATGCTAAGAGCTTTAATATTCACACAAAACTGTAGATCTCATGTCTCTAGTTGCAGAGTTTTTTGGACATTTCCAATCAATTAAATAGACAACAAAGGGAATGTAACACATATACTCACAATCTTTAGGCGGTTCAAGCCATCATAATCTGGTCTGTTTTTCCCAAAGAGTTCTAAAACCTCTTCTCTTGCACGAACCTGCCAGCTTGGATGCATACTCAAGACAATCATTGTCCATGTGAGTAACACAGATGTAGTCTCTTGCCCTGCAAAGTAGAATAGTTTACACTCTTCAATCACCTCTTCGGTGGTCATCCCAGTGTTCTTGGAGTTCCCGTGTTCTTGGAAGTGTTTCAAATTATATTCTATCATCACACCCAATAAGTCATCATTACTAGCTTCACCCAATTTTATagccttctctctcttctcaatTATGCCTCTTAGGAGTGCTCGAACCTCTCTataaatttcttttcttctgttgTTGATTGGGGTAGGCAGAAACCTGTATAAGATGCAGTAGTTGCGAACAACATGAATGAAAGTGTTTACTAACATCATCTTACACATTATtatgtgaaatgatttcttaaaCTTTGTATAGCGATCATTGTAACTAGTGTTATAAGTACCACCCTGCCATGTAATGGCATACCAACCTGATAGGGTATTAGTACCAATATGGGGCTCAGTATGCAATCCCCACCCTCTGCATACTATTTAAGAGCTGATTCTAACAGTGTACCTTGTATTGGTATGGGGGCACTCTATATCGATAAGCAACGATATAGGGCCCAGTACCGAGACTTGAAATGTTGGTTGCAAGAGCAAGAGATTCTCAAGAATCATTAGAAAATAACACTGCATGTTTGTTCTTCTAATCCAAATAAAAAGAGTCAACAGCTATTTTCCTCCTAACTAAACAAAATCAACAGGCTGGAAAACTATGCACCTGTAACCTGGAATATACACAGTCTGAACAGCCTTAATAACAAGCTCGGCTTGCTCTGCTTGAAGTTGGAAAATCCGTCTACCTTCTGCATAGCTGCTACCAAATGCTGTTCGAGAGATCACATCTCCTGTAAAGTTCTGGAGCTCAGGCCAAACATCTAATTCATAATATCCCAAAGAACCAATCGATTTCTCCCATCTGCTAACCAATTCACCACAACAAGCAGAGAATGCTGGCAACATGCGCTATAAATCAACAAAGAGAAAATGAATCATTGATAGAGAAACTACATATACAAAAGAAAGGGATATAACCTCATGACATCTGAGATAGAATTCATATGCACTGAAATGATTTTTTAAGTATGAATATTGACCATGAATTACCTTCAACTTCTCCAGATGGAAAGCAGGATTTAGAATCCTCCTATGTTTGGCCCATTGTTCACCTTCATAATCTGCAAGTCCTCTAGCTAACAACTGTCCGAGAGGGTTTAGTTTTGGTTTTGTGAAGTGGCCAAACTTGTTGGACAAAACTTCCCTTACCAACTCTGGATTCATAATAGTTACTCTAGGTACAGGTCCAAGCCAAGTAATGGAGATTTTACCTACATTTCACATCACAAGTGCCTTCAAGTGATTAGGAAACAGCATGACAAGTCCAGAGATAGAGACTTTGTTATGATATCTTTAGAAGAAACTGCTGGAACAAAGCCCACCGACGCAAATTGAATTAATCATTACTTACAAATCAGTTGCGAATCTCAAGTGAGAACTTTGAAGAATTCGTAAACCATGTATGGTTTTATATTTCTTCCTATGGGTTGAAGGTACATGAACATAAATATCAGGAAGGAAAGATGCAATGATGTCCTAGGAAATAAAAATATCGAGAGCTCTATATGTCAAATGGACCTATATGAATAGGTCTACACCGATCGTTCAAGAAATTAAACGGTATCTTGTCCAAGTCTGTAGAAATAAGTGCCATCAAATCGGCTCTAAAAGATTAAACCCAAACCTTGTTTCCTATGCTTCACTAATTTAAGTACTGACTTAGAAaacaactttaaaaaaaaaaggaattctcAGACTGCAATTTCCAATTCTTTTTGTTTACAGAAAGGGAGGACTCCCCACCCGATTTATTGAGACAATGAATAAGGAACCAACAATCATAGCCAACATCATCCACTACAAGAAAGATTCATCATCTACAAACTCATATTAAAATAGTGTAGTGTTGACTAATCGCCAAATGAAGTAAATGCTATTAAGCAAAGAGATGAAGCATAGGCTCCATTTCGTGCAACACAAAACTGATATAGAAGCTAAAACTGAACAGAAACAGGGGCTAACAACCACCAggtgtcaaaaaaaaagaagaacccaTTAATTATTTTACCGTTTTCCTTGATAGCGCGATGGAAGATGGGAGAGACGCGAGGGACGATGTCGTGAGAGAAAGGCATGGGTTTGGACCGGGCCTCCTTGTTGAGCCGGGCGGTCTCCTTGAGGTCGCCGTGGAGGAAGCGATACCGGCTGCCCCTCAACCCCTGGCCCCGGAGCGCTCTCTCCAGCCTCTTCGGCCTCCACCAAACCCATTCCAACCCTCTCCAAGCCCGCAGCACTAACAACAGACCCACCACTCCCCATCCTATTCTCCACAGAGTCTCAGCTGTTCCTCTCCACATGGCGGCCTCCACCATCgatgcgagagagagagagagagagagagcaatgcTAAGAATATGGACTGGAGGCCAACCTCATTCTGCCATTTATTATACCACAAGGTCCACAACGGAGCGACTGGAAGGGAAAAAATATCGAATTGTTTGACTAAAATGCGCATGGAAGGGACAAGGGCGATCAGATAAAAAATCTTTTCAGAATGGCTTGCATCTGAGTGGCGCAATAGATGTCCACGCCAACCGGTAACCAGAAACTTCTAACGTGATATCGTTCACTAAAAtatctatttttcagaaaaaaaaatcatacgattcctttctttcaacaaccttaCTGAGTTAAACTTCAACTCATGAAATGCAGCGAATTCCATGCCTGCCTCCATCCATTTGGATAAAACATTGTCTCATGTAGAAGACTTGGAGATTAAGTTCTATAAAATATGTTTGAGCTTATCTTCTTCCATTGTAGTTTTGAATGCTGAGGGAGGCAAGTTGATATTCTATTTGAttgtcaatttttttaaaaataaattaaagattggaataaattatcaaaatatataaatttttgtagtataatattaatatattaaatataacaTCAATATCAGAGTAAAATTGTTATATATGATCATATTTCATTATTATAGTATGTTACCACAAAGTATATTACTGTtagataataatattattatagtattttataatactattatgatctctctttctctatctTCCCTCTTTAGCTAATTTGGACCGGCTCTTGAGAAATTAAAATAGTCTACGTAtttgaaattaaaattataaaaattatttgtgCATATTTTTATTGTGTTCAACTTAAGTATTATGTATgctttgcataaaataaattttagaaaatttgGATCGAGTATGAAATATGCTATTTGGGCATAAAACTGAATTATGATGTATCAGAATATGTGTTGATTTAATTGGACATGATTTCAATTGTATGAAATGAGTTGCTAGAccctatttataaattttatggaCTTTTTATACGACCGAGAAACAGTTTGGAATGGATGTTATGTTTGCTCTTTAGTTTGACTATAATTTGAGCCTAGCTAATAAGATTGATCATCGGCCATGTGTATTCGAGCCTAGCTAATAAATTTGGGGCTTCGCTTGTCAAAGCTTATTGCTAGAAAATTTATATGTCTAAAGTATGATAAAAGTGTGTTAAGCTGCAGATAGCTTTTAAAGAGTTTCAGCATAGATTTTCTTAATGAGAGTGCTGTAATATTAATGCAATTTTtcaacagagtttttttttgttgttctttttttttttgttgttgttcttcttttttttttttgctttaaaaagaagaggaaggaggaaggaagggacaagcccacctctGCATAGCAGCCCCCACTAGGCCCCCATCCAGCtagaagaatgttcgatgcgggcagaaatgaccgtgtgttaGGCACCCCGGCCGGTTTTTTATTGTTCTCCTTTATTCTCTAGCTTATTAACCTGTTAGGCGCTCATATTATTTGTTAGCACATGATATTGACATGAGACGCAAGAAGTGTCTTTAATAGACTAAGCAATTCCATATTCTTATGTGTAGATATATAATGTCGTTTCATAGAACATGTGGATGATGCTGGTTTTGAGTATGATAAATCTAAAGCTGGCAGTTGTCAGCGTATTGCAGGACATATTTCTTTATGCACATGGTGGGCTTCCCTGTGGAGCCTGAAGTATCTAGTACATTAACATGCATTTTGACATCATTGTTGTTGCCAAtatcatgcatgtatgtatgtgttaTCATTTCATCTGATATGTTTGAAATTCGTAGCTGCTCAATTTTATCTAGATGATGCTTGGATGTTGCGAAGTTTCAGAAGTTACCCAGATAGACTTGTGCATCACCTCTTTTCGGGTAAAAAATGATTTCCGGAAGCTGCTAGCTTACaatttctgaaatttcttttcttgcatatatgTTTCTGATCTTTCTCTTGCACTTTGTTTTTACTTTGGTTCAGCTGTTTATGTGATTGGTCTTGTTTAATTGTTTCGAGCATGATACTCGTTTTGTTTGTAGTATGTTGAATGATGAATTGTGTTGTGATGGATGTGTTATTCAGGCGTATGACAACTCTTGGGAGCAAATGCGTTCAATGGTTGTGCTGAATGCAGACTAGTTATCTTCTTTGATGAATGGCTTGCAAATTTGCTGGATACTTCTCTGCTTCTGCTCTGCAATGCAGTTTGCTGAGTTTTAGCTGTTGGGAATTAGTGAAAGTAGTCAAGAACTATGAAACTTATGAAAAAGCTCCATAATTGCAAGAGCTGTACATATGCCTTTGTGACTATATTGAAGCTTTTTCTCCATTACCTATATAAATGCACTTGGTTGTTACATAtgctttatattttcttatgaaGAGATCTTTTCCTTGGCCTTTGTTTTGAAGTACCATATGACCTCATTATAGTCCTGAGATTCATCTATATGTTATTAGTCTTACCTTTTGTTACATCATTTGTGTGTTATGCTGGAACAGTTCTAATTCAATAAAGGAGATAGCTTGATGATTATATGTAATTGACATCTAATTTCCTTTAGGGCTATCTAGTGAAGGCTAATTGCTAGCACATGCTGATCGATAGTGTTGttggaatttggacccgggggcggccgtcggctgaggaggaggagctccggcgcgagaatggcgggtggcggtccgtcggcgggcggcgtcctccgggagacctgcaagaagccggtggccgggctccccggcgccggccctccgatgcttaagtcagaggggggcttaattttggaggaggagatgtaGTTCGTATGTAGCAGTCCAAGCCAGAAAATTAGAGTTAGGAGCCCTCCCCCctcgggaggaagaagcctccctttttatagggagagtggcagggttacctgtgatgtgactgggcgaattaatgggttaccgtcacgattggacgtgggcgtgtgaagtaatgagttgccgtggatggcccgttcccatcatgggaggagatggcgtgtagccagagcttgcttgtggcgcgcagtgcagtacattcttgggaatggtgaggcgttgacagtcgtagtagggtatggttcctgattgatatgtcggcaagcaaagcatggtgcggtgaggctgctgtaGGGCATGGCCGTAGCATacagacgacgaggtcggccttctgaggtcagctcgaccttctgtgctcggccttctgagctcggcagccttctgagctcggcctcggcagccttctgagctcggcctcggcagccttctgagctcggctcggcctatgagctcggccttctgtgctcggcagccttcggagctcggcctcggcagccttctgagctcggccttctgtgctcggcagccttcggagctcggcctcggcagccttctgagctcggcagccttctgtgctcggcagccttctgagctcggctcgctgtcggatttgggtgctttaattgtatttgtggggtggtccatttttccccccaacactaccccccgacttccgagttcgagctgctttttggctcgggcgaaggaagtagtccagtcgtcgatcatcctgtaatatagccaaatatgtaTAGAGATGTACGTGCCAAGTAGGATGTACCTCTAatgcagttggagttaagtgctccaggttgactcagcggccttctttggcttgtggtcgactcagcagcgcccccactcagatcggggcgacgttggagatgtagatatccggagacgacggaccttgtccgttggcgaccgtgcgcccccactcagatcggggcgacgttggagatgtagatatccggagacgacggaccttgtccgttggcgaccgtgcgccccactcagatcggggcgacgttggagatgtagatatccggagacgacagaccttgtccgttggcgaccgtgcgcccccactcagatcggggcgacgttggagatgtagatatccggagacgacggacctcgtccgttggcgaccgtgcgcccccactcagatcggggcgacgttggagatgtagATATTCGGAGGTCAGCTTTGGCCTTCTCCGACCTGGGAATATAttgaatattgaaattatttaaagCCGAAGTAACGTCTCGTACCTTTTGTAGGCATTTTGACGATTcccgagcttcgaagtccctcaggacttaGCTCAGCACCGGCGGAGAGTCGTTGGAGACCCTTAGGAGGTAGGCGTTGAGTTTTGGGCTGCGGCACTGCCCCCCAAGGCCACAGAGTCGTTGATATGTAGTATATAGGAGCTATATTGAGCGTCTTCTTCTCCATGTTAAGCTCGGCTAGTGGAGAACTGCACGAGGGGGTGGCAGATAGGGACCGCAGCTCGGAGAGAGCCTGGTCGGCCAATAATAGCgttgaaggccgagccgacctggGCTACAAAAAAGTTTAGCTTCACAGTACTTTCTCGGGGCGCGCGCACAGCCGTGATTAGCAGGCCGAGAACCCCTTTCGCAGGTATGAGACCTTCTGTGAAGCCGGCCAGAGGGTTGCTCATTTTCTCCAGTTGTTTTACAACCATTGGAAGGCATCAAGATGTCCGTAGTGCTTTTATTATCCACAAGTCCTTTTACGTCAGACTTTGCAATAACTACAGCATGGCTATGAGGGGTTTCAACACCCTTTTGGTCTTCATAAAGGGAGCTCAGGGTCCCGTTCTTCTGGCTCCCCCCTTTTAGTCACGGACGAACCGACCCAGTCgacctcggcggatgagtgcctcgatctcgtcaCGGAGCCGGTAGCAAtcttccgtgtcgtggccgtaatttcggtggaagcggcagtacttcttCGAGTGCTTCTGCAACTCTGACGGCCATGTTTTTGGGggaggtcggaggtagccctgaccctcaatctccatgaggatctcggctcgggtggatgtgaggggagtgtattcctcaaatttttggagggaAAACCTCTGCCGAGCTGGACTTTTGGGCCGAGGAGGATTCTTCTCGTGCCATGGGAATCTGCTGCTTAGTTGGGAGCGCTCCTTGAGGTGCTTCTTTTGTATCTTGGCAGGTCGTTTGGCTGCTTCCCgccgagaggccatggcttcttcagccttggcgtacttgcgagctcgggccaacatttcaaCAAAGTCGGCagggaagctcttctcaatcgagaagacaaatttgtaggaccgggctccagtctttagtgccgacatggcgattgactggtccagctcccggacttcccatgttgcggcagtaaatcgatccaagtactccttgaaggactctccctcctcttgtttgatgtcaaggagggagtccgacgtccgccgctggggctggctagcggcaaaattactggcaaactgcctgccgagctgctcaaaggaggagacagtactcggcttcaacccggtgaaccaaagccgggccggtcctcggagcgttgctggaaaggctttgcacatcatggcctccgaggctccttgtagggccattaaggcccgataactctccaggtggtccaggggatcagccttgccgttgtagggctccacctggggcatcttgaaccgtggtgggaccggttcatcttcgatttccggggagaagggagacttcgtagtgaactcgaagtcgttatcacgtcctgattttctcccgtggagtgcctggatttggcgctccaacttctcgaccttcttgtcgagttcatcattctgggggatcgctgcagcggtccgttcgggtgcaggttgccctggaaccgactcagcttctgaaggctgtggccagcctccgtgatctctgactgggtgctctctccagagggaggcctgggcttgagagtcctgacctcgaagaggaagcccgcttgtagggggctccggttgaactggagccgggggaggcggtgctgctgggatgcccctgggttgcaagctttggacggcggtagccaacgcctgcacttgctgcaccagggcatcaaattgttccggttgaacttgaggtgctggctcaaccgggggtggcgagttccgaacggaacattctgggcttggtggaggacatcgagaggcgttggaagcccctttgcttctcagcttcatggtagcgaactcgggcccttcctctagcgccaactgttgctggaatttggacccgggggcggccgtcggctgaggaggaggagctccggcgcgagaatggcgggtggcggtccgtcggcgggcggcgtcctccgggagacctgcaagaagccggtggccgggctccccggcgccggccctccgatgcttaagtcagaggggggcttaattttggaggaggagatgtaGTTCGTATGTAGCAGTCCAAGCCAGAAAATTAGAGTTAGGAGCCCTCCCCCctcgggaggaagaagcctccctttttatagggagagtggcagggttacctgtgatgtgactgggcgaattaatgggttaccgtcacgattggacgtaggcgtgtgaagtaatgagttgccgtggatggcccgttcccatcatgggaggagatggcgtgtagccagagcttgcttgtggcgcgcagtgcagtacattcttgggaatggtgaggcgttgacagtcgtagcagggtatggttcctgattgatatgtcggcaagcaaagcatggtgcggtgaggctgctgtaGGGCATGGCCGTAGCATacagacgacgaggtcggccttctgaggtcagctcgaccttctgtgctcggccttctgagctcggcctcggcagccttctgagctcggcctcggcagccttctgagctcggctcggcctatgagctcggccttctgtgctcggcagccttcggagctcggcctcggcagccttctgagctcggcctcggcagccttctgagctcggctcggcctatgagctcggccttctgtgctcggcagccttcggagctcggcctcggcagccttctgagctcggccttctgtgctcggcagccttcggagctcggcctcggcagccttctgagctcggcagccttctgtgctcggcagccttctgagttcggctcgctgtcggatttgggtgctttaattgtatttgtggggtggtccatttttccccccaacagaTAGCATGTTTTATATTTAGGAGCTATACTACCAGAAAACAAGCTTATAGTGACAGAAAACTAGTGATGGTCCGTTATTAGTCACTATTTGTGACGGATTAGAGACAGACAGGAATTCGGCCACTGTGGTGTGAACTTAGTAACAGATTAGTGACAGACTGGTCACAGAATACGTGGGTTGGGTAGGCGCCAAAACTTAGTGACCACCGTAGTGACGGAGTATCTGTCATAAAACTGGTAACCGAAATTGCAACTAGACAGTGATAAATTCAGCCGTCACAAATATCGTAATCCAagtgtttataaatttttaaaaaattatttttggcaGTGACGGATTATTGATAGAAATTTctgtcaccaaatttaattttaaattccaaaaatattaaaaatattatttttgagtaattataaattaaaaaaaatgtaaaaagagggaaatccaaaatgaaactaagtgtgCCTGCCGCCCTGCCCAAATCCCTTCGATAGCCCAAAGGAGGGAATCTctgtcactatacgcgtgttttctggtagtgctAGTCTCTTTCAAATCTTATCATGGGGTTGATTATGGCCCGGTAGCCAAGACCGAAAGAGGGCCAAAAATTACATTTgcttttattgaaaatttcataaaaagagtTGTCTCTATAATATGCATCTAAAACTAGTTTTTTATACTAATATTTTGAATAGTGATTttttaaatcattaaatatctATTGATGGTTGTGGATTTCCTTCCTGGATATTTATTAAATTAGTTTTGTTAtaatttattatgatatttGGTACTTATCTgaacatatttatttatataaatatacatatgTACTTGTTCCAACTAGAAGTGGGGAGGTAATTTGCTGGGTTATTAGCTTACTCTTCCTTTATTGTCTTTTTACCAAATGGTTAAAGGTAGCTCGAATGGGGTTGTGGGCAGAGCATTGAAGGATTAGATTTTAACTGCTTTTTTCTTATTCGACTAAATTTGTACAGAAAATATCGTGAAATTTGGAGACAATTTCTCTTTctaattgaatttaattttatttatgaaatcaataatattggaatattCTAGATGCTCTATATTCTACAATTGCCTGCTTTCATACGTATCTGTttgtaaattttgaaatttagtCAAGCCTTGCATGTGCTATGGCCAAACCCTATGAGATATCCGACCGTCTGTCACATGTCCTTCTCAAGCTAATGGGTTGGGGCATGGCATGGTTCAAATTAAGAAAATTTCCATTTCCTATTAGCTTATGAATTATGTTTCTTTAGATATAGATTGCTCGAGTCCCAATTATCATATTAGTGGGTCATTGAAATTATATACAACTATTGGGTGATCTGTAAGTGAAAATAACAAAGGAAGCAAGCAAATTTCAATCAGATAGGCTGAGATTTTCCAAAAAACAAGTCAATGATTCAAATCTTAATAGATTGGAGATCTATTGGATAATTCAAAATGAATTAGTTTTGAGCATCGATAATGTATTTGAGACAATGAACTTGGGGGCATATTAGATGCCAGATTTATTAAGTTAGAGAATCTAAAAGTAGAGTCGCAAGATCCTTTGATTGAACTAACTCTTGTGACTAAGTAACATATATTAGTAGTTGATTGGATGCTAAGTTCAAAGAAGCATTTATAAAGAtactacatatatatgtataaagaTTGTTTTGCTTGAGATTATGATGAGATACTTGGGTTAGATTGAAAATTAGTCTTACATAGGTTACCTATCAAGAGGGTTTAGCCCCTATTAGCAACCTCCAATTGGAGGATGTCTAATGAGGTAAtcttaaaagtaaaagaaagaaaagaaactaaAAGATTACTTAAGGCAGGACTCTCCTAATATATAGAATGGTTGTCCAATACAATCTCTATGGTGAAGAAAAATGGGAAGCTCAAGGTTTGTATAGATTTCAGAAACATGAATACAACCATTCAAGGGATAAATATCTAGTGCTAATAGCAGAGCTCCATAAGAAGACATCCATAAGCGAGCAATTAAATGTCCTAGTGCCATTAGGACTTATGAA
This portion of the Phoenix dactylifera cultivar Barhee BC4 chromosome 11, palm_55x_up_171113_PBpolish2nd_filt_p, whole genome shotgun sequence genome encodes:
- the LOC103713235 gene encoding cytochrome P450 CYP72A219-like, with the protein product MVEAAMWRGTAETLWRIGWGVVGLLLVLRAWRGLEWVWWRPKRLERALRGQGLRGSRYRFLHGDLKETARLNKEARSKPMPFSHDIVPRVSPIFHRAIKENGKISITWLGPVPRVTIMNPELVREVLSNKFGHFTKPKLNPLGQLLARGLADYEGEQWAKHRRILNPAFHLEKLKRMLPAFSACCGELVSRWEKSIGSLGYYELDVWPELQNFTGDVISRTAFGSSYAEGRRIFQLQAEQAELVIKAVQTVYIPGYRFLPTPINNRRKEIYREVRALLRGIIEKREKAIKLGEASNDDLLGVMIEYNLKHFQEHGNSKNTGMTTEEVIEECKLFYFAGQETTSVLLTWTMIVLSMHPSWQVRAREEVLELFGKNRPDYDGLNRLKIVTMILYEVLRLYPPVILLNRITYKTMKLGDITYPAGVLLTLPVIFIHHDPEIWGKDASEFNPERFAEGISKASKGQLAFFPFGWGPRTCIGQSFALLEAKMGLSMILQHYSFELSPSYVHAPYAAITLQPQHGAQIRLRRV